The Aphis gossypii isolate Hap1 unplaced genomic scaffold, ASM2018417v2 Contig00557, whole genome shotgun sequence sequence AATAgagaagataatattatatgcgaaATTAGCTTCTACCcatatatcttataattaaataacataaaattatttatttcctatactatataagtatatacatatattatatattcatatctataaataaacagttttaaGGTATAATTCGCGATAGGTTACTGATATTTAGATATACTATATGTTTACAACATCAATAAGCATTTTATTGGCATTCGAGTTGATAACGAaataacgaatatttaaaaacttaggtgaaaatactaaaaaaatactaataaaaactttattaggttcattcaaaatctattttagtataattatattattatagctattttttcgttaaactaattatatattattatattttattatattttaatatattgtagagTCCTTAATagactatacaaatataatcatcgaaaattagataaatgtttaactggaaacatatttaatgttgaaaatttgGCTATAAAATGTCAGTTCATTTGTTGTATATTCCTCAGTATACTtcactaatatattacactagtaagactaatatataagataaatcAGATTTCGATgatagtagaaaaatatataataattttaaacattgtcaatattttcagTGTAATAGAATATACCATAAGattttacgattatattacaataagttttatagaaattgttataaataaaatagttgtaataaatgtatacacatttctttaataaagtatattattgttgcacACTtcgataatacaataaatatatttttccacttcagtttacgttatattatttcatttaagtatatattttatataaaattaactctatatatttatatatttaaatatactatatcttTCATAATACATCtcgatatatataatttaaatattagaaaacttATTTCCATCATtgctcattatattattgctaatAGTCGTGTCATTTAAACACcgctctatattatattttattttagaatacataGATAATTGCGATTTAATAGGTTTAACCagaaacatatttaatgttgaaaatttgGCTATAAAATGACAGTTCGGTAGTTGTATATTCCTCAGTATACTtcactaatatattacactagtAAGACCTACCAACTACCAAGGCAGACttacagttaatataatatagatattacaaaTGGTGAAGAGGCGAGCAGAAAACAAGATGAGAACTGAACATAGTGCTGATAAAAGATCGAAGAGACAATCAGGGGAGGAGTTCGACAAGGTAACtttacagaataatataacatacgaCTATGATGTAATCGATATAATCTTTTATCGAGATgtcttaaaaatgaaactacTATACTTACGAaaacagtttattaattacggggttcaatatttaaattatatacatcctttaacacaattaaaattatcaactgaGCATATTAAAGAAACTAAACCTAATCAAAATTAtcgattattacatttatataattccaaTATGTTAATCGAAATTCAAAGATTATTACATCTAAATAAAAGTATGGCATTCAAATTTTGCAAAACGTTAGTGACATCATCATTAACTATGTTatgtgatattaatttaattgaaaatttgattgataataattttcaagaaaaagGTCGTATAAATGGGGATATTAATCGATGTACATGTTGTTCATTTTATCATGATATCATTTATACTTTGGTGATAGTGGCTTTTGTTGGCACACTATCAGCCAGACAATTTATGAGCTTCGAATGAAAACTCGAAGTCGGAGACAAGGTAACCACTACAAATAACAACAAGCTTGACGGgacaaaactttttatttggtAGGGAAACAGAAAACGAAAGTAGAGtactttacaataaaataaatacacggTAAAAGGGTATAGTGGTCGCAGAGACAATATACGCGCGGCGTAGCTTCGGCGGTGTCGTGGAAAAACAGACAAAGTCGAGTGACGGAACGGAAGTTAGTCGTACTGAGAACTAGGAACTTCACAGTTCGGATGTCGACAAAAGAGTGGCGAAACGGGAATCGCGAAATCCGCGTAACGGCCGTAACGAGCCGAGAAAAGCGGATCGGTCGCTCGCGCGGGCTGGCGGGGGGTAGCGCGAGATCGCGACATCGTTACAATAggcatatatagatataacacaataataaataataatacaataatacaataataaaataatacaataatataatggtacaATAATTGTGCGCTAGCGCGGCGACGATAAACACCGCGACACTGCGTCCGCGGTGTAGTGGTGATAACACCGTATCACCACATTACTCCCCCTCggcgaaaagaaaaaaatttcaaacggGATTACGCGCGTAAGAATGGTCGGCGATCGGGTCTTCACGCGTGATGAATGCTGGTTTGAGACGGTCGATGGAAATCCAGGCTGTCGAATTGTCGCGTTGTACCTTGAAAGTTTTTTCGCGGCGTTCCAAAACGGCGAAAGGTCCCTCGTAGCGCGGTTGGAGCGGCGGCCTGACGGCGTCGATTCTTATGAAGACGTGGCTTACTTGGTTCAGGCCGGCGGGCACGAACGTAGCACGTCGTGCGTCGTGGTTCGTACCAGGTGTCTAGCGCAGTTGGCTCATTGATTTTCGAAGTGATGCCACTAGGTCGGGAACCCGCGGTTCGGGTGGCGCGTGGTGGAAAAACTCGCCCGGGAGTCGGAGTGTCGTACCGTACACCAACTCTGCTGGTGTGTGCTCGAAACCGGCCTTGATCGTGTTGCGAAGTGCGAGAAGCACGATGGGCAGCTTACTTGACCAATCCGTCGACTCGTGTGCGATAAGGGCGGACTTGAGCGTTCGGTGGAAACGTTCGACCATGCCGTTGGACTGTGGGTGGTATGGCGACGATCTCGTGTGCTGCACTCCGAAGGTGGTGAAAAGTGTTCGAAAAAGGTCGGACTCGAACTGGCGTCCTTGGTCGGTCGTGATAGTGTCGGGCACGCCGAAACGCGCTATCCAGTTGGCGGTTAGAAGCTGGGCGACTGCGTGAGCGGACATATTCTCGATTGGCCAGGCTTCGGGCCAGCGCGTAAACCTGTCGACGACGGTAAGGAGGTACTTGAAACCGTTGGAGGGCGGTAGCGGACCGACTAGGTCGACGTGAATGTGACCGAAACGTCGCTCGGGCGGGGCGAAAGGTGCGACGGCGGTAGCGGTGTGTTTGTTTACCTTCGCTCGTTGGCACGGCTCGCAGCATTTGGTCCACTGAGTGATATCCCGGTTCATGCCTGTCCAGAAATACCGCGACTTGATGAGGCGGAGTGTTGCGCGGGAACCGCCGTGAGCTTGACCGTGCAAAGCGTTGAAAACGCGCCTTCGGTGCGCCGCCGGTACGTACAGACGCGCGTTACCTGTAGAGTAGTCGGAAAACAGTACTCTGTCGGGCGTGTCTAGTGGCTGTAGCTGTAGTGAGGTCGTTGTACCGTCCGCGATCATACGTTGGAGCTGCGGGTCGGCGGCCTGGTCGAGTGACCATTGTCGCAAGGTCGGTAGCTCGGTCGTTTCGGAGATTTCGAGCCTCGAGAGAGCGTCGGGTACGACGTTATCCTTACCGTGGACGTATTCGACGTCGTGATAAAATTGTGATAAGAACGAGATCTGTCGCATTTGTCGGTCGATAATTTTTTCGGTCTTGAGCGTGAACATGTACGTGAGCGGCTTATGGTCCGTGCGGAGCGTCACGTGTCGACCTTCGATGAGGTGTACGAAATGTCGTGTCCCTAAGAACGCGGCGAGCAGCTCTCTGTCGTACGTGCTGTACTTACGTTCGGCGGGTGACAGCTTTCTCGAAAAGAAACCGAGTGGTTGCCACTGGTCGTTGACCTTCTGCTACAGCACGGCGCCCACGGCGATATTCGACGCGTCCGTGTAGAGACGTAGTGGCGTGTTCGGCTGTGGATGCGCGAGCTGCGCGGTGTCTGCGAGGGCCTTCCGACAGGCGTCGAAACAAGCGCGCGTGGCATCCGACCACTGTAGCGGACCATCGCGTTTTTTAATCGAACTCGACATGTCGTAGAGCGGGGCTTGGGTCTCGGCGGCGTTCGGAATGAATCGATGGTAAAAGTTCACTGACCCGAGAAAACGTTGCAGCTGTTTTTTGGTCTGCGGGAGCGTCCACTCGCGTATGACTGCGACGCGTTCCGCGCTCGGGCGACATGCGTCTTTGTCGACGACGTGACCGAGGAAGGGCATAGTGTTCGTCGCGAACACACACTTGGCCGGATTGATCGCAATGCCGTATTTCTGAAAACGGTCGAAAACCGCGCGAACGTGTTTTTCGTGTTCATCTTCGTCGTGAGAGGCGATAAGAACGTCGTCGATGTAAGCGAACGCGAAATCGAGGCCACGTAATATGTCGTTAATTAATCGCTGAAAGGTTTGTGCGGCGTTACGTAAACCAAAACACATAACGGGGAACTCGAAAAGACCGAACGGCGTCGTAACGGCGGTCTTGTGGACGTCCTGCGGGGCGATCGGCACCTGATGATACGCTCGTACCAGGTCGAGCTTGGTGAACACCGTTCTTCCGGCGAGATTCGACGTGAAATCGTGTAAGTGCGGTAGCGGATAACGATCGGCGATAGTGACCACGTTGAGTCGACGGTAGTCTCCACAGGGGCGGAAGGTGCTGTCCTGCTTAGCGACTAATAACAGTGGGCTGGCCCACGGGCTCGATGATGGTCGACAAATACCTCTCTGACGCATAAACTCGAACTCGCGGCGTGCTATCGATAAGCGGTCGGGCGGTAGTCGACGTGGTCGCGCGAAAAGTGGCGGACCCGTAGTGTGTAGCTCGTGCACTACGTCGTGTAAAAAACTCGGCCGGTACGGGCGACTCGCGCGTCACTTCGGGAAAATCCAAGAGGAGCGCCGTCCACTTCGACGGTCGTTCGGCGGTGCAGATGCTGACTGGCGTGGACAGAAAACTTGTGCGCGGTGTCGACGAGGCGGCTGCGTCGGATGTCCACGAGCAGTCCGTAGTAGTGCAAAAAATCGGCTCCAAGGAATGGTCGTGCCACGTCGGCCAGTTCGAACGTCCATGTGAAGGCGCGATTGAAACCCAGGTCGAGTTGTAGTTGCTTTGGCCCGTAGGTTTTTATTTGAGAGCCGTTTGCGGCGATTAAATTTAGGGTCGAAAAAGAAGaagagtaattatttaaaaatttagaaggTTGGCCAGGAAGGAGAGAAAATTCGGCACTGGAGTCGACCAGAAATCGACGTCCGGTGTGTTGATCGGTGACGAAAAGTCGCCGTGAGAGAGGTGCGGCGAGATGTTCGGTGAACATCGCcgcctttttaatttttatgggtGGGCACGAAGGTGCACGGGGCGCGGCACTTTTGCGCCTCAGGTCCGTAACCCACGTGGTAGTAACACCAACCCGTCGTGTTGCTCGTGTGTTGTGGCGGCGGCGGTTCGGATCGAACGGGGCGCGTCACGGGCGCGCGTTTCGGAGACGCGATCTGATGTGCGAGCTTCGACACTTGCTCGGTCAAGTTGAGTATCGCGGACTCGATCGTCTGCACGCGTGTCTCCAGCGTGGTTTGGAAAACAGCGGGTGGCGCTACCGCTGGAGTCGGGTCGATCTCGCGTGACTCGGGGAAAACTGCCGCACAACGCACACGCGGAGAAGGGCGAACTTTCGCGACCTCGCGACTTTCGCACTCGAACAAAATTCGATCGGCGCGCTCGGCCAAAGACTCGAGAGGCCCGGAAAAACCAGCGATGACGGTGCGAACAGCTGCCGGAAGTTTGGCGCGCCAGAACTGCTCCAACGCCGCGTCTGACATACCCTCGGGGTAGACATCCCGCATGTCTTTGAGGAGCCGCGATGGTGTGCGGTCCCCCATGTCTCCGGGTTGGACGATTGAGCGGAAGCGTGCGGCCGCCAGAGCGGTGTACAAGCTCACGAGCCGCTCGCGAACCAGGTCGTAAGAGACGCTGACGCCGAGGAGGTCAGAAACCTCGCGAATGCCTTCGTCGTTGAGAGACGCGAGCACGTAATTCACGCGCGTTAAATCTGACCTCACGCGGTTTGTGTGGAAAACGGCGTCCGCGTGGACAAACCACTGACGAGGCGCGAACTGCCAAAAGCTCGGGAGCCGGACGTTGGCAATAGACTCGATCTCGGTGGGCGAGATGGATAGCACGTGCTCGGTGGTGGTCGTCGTTGTCGGCGTCGAGCTAGTGGTCACCGTGACAACCGGCGTCGTAGTTGGCCTAGTCGTATCGCTCGTGACAACCATGACGAAGATCGGTCGGAACGCGAGGTAGATTGGCGTGGATAAACTTGGATAAAGTTTTACGAACACGTGGTCGGCACACTACTCGTGGCGAACGGTGCTTACGCGGACTTCGTCGGACGACGATCGGActcgaaaaaaagaaaagagtTGAGGTCACCAATTTGGTGATAGTGGCTTTTGTTGGCACACTATCAGCCAGACAATTTATGAGCTTCGAATGAAAACTCGAAGTCGGAGACAAGGTAACCACTACAAATAACAACAAGCTTGACGGgacaaaactttttatttggtAGGGAAACAGAAAACGAAAGTAGAGtactttacaataaaataaatacacggTAAAAGGGTATAGTGGTCGCAGAGACAATATACGCGCGGCGTAGCTTCGGCGGTGTCGTGGAAAAACAGACAAAGTCGAGTGACGGAACGGAAGTTAGTCGTACTGAGAACTAGGAACTTCACAGTTCGGATGTCGACAAAAGAGTGGCGAAACGGGAATCGCGAAATCCGCGTAACGGCCGTAACGAGCCGAGAAAAGCGGATCGGTCGCTCGCGCGGGCTGGCGGGGGGTAGCGCGAGATCGCGATATCGTTACAATAggcatatatagatataacacaataataaataataatacaataatacaataataaaataatacaataataataataatggtacaaTAATTGTGCGCTAGCGCGGCGACGGTAAACACCGCGACAGTGCGTCCGCGGTGTAGTGGTGATAACACCGTATCACCACAATACTGAAAACTCTGTAAAAGATTTCAAATGGCGTTATCCATTGTTATCTATTCAACAAtgtgaacaaattattaataactgtttaattaaaaaatattccttcagtatataagataaattgGATTTCGATGATAGTaggaaaataaataggtaataattttaaacattgtcaatatttttagtgtaatagaatatacctaccataagattttacgattatattataataagttttatagaaattgttataaataaaatagttgtaataaatgtatacacatttctttaataaagtattattgttgtacactTCGATGatacgataaatatatttttccacttcagtttacgttatattatttcatttaagaatatattttatataatattaactctatatatttatatatttatataatatactgtatctttcataatatatcacaacatattattatatatataatcaaaataatagaacACTTATTCCatcatgttaatattaatataattttcctatattactcattatattattgttaatggtTATGTCATTTAAACATcgctctatattatattctattttagaatacatagatgattatgatttaatagttCTGTATAGTGTaaggtaaaagaaaaaatttataataataataatcagagGTCGTTGATGTTTCAGCAGTCATTAAAGGTTAATTAAAAGTGAGACACTCACTtttcataataacattttcaagagTTTTAACCAGTGCTAAACATTATTtcgatgaataatataatattcatttattaattaaatatatttttctcttaggaatatattatcttattttttcgtatattatataactcctGTAGATGAAAGGAGTAGCTTGAAGAACAGTATGATTCCTTTGAGTGAAATCGGGTCTCTtatatatgatacattttcCGCATCCACATAGCTATAAAAcgcatgataaatatttattttccatatgTCGGAATGAAAAGTGATGTCCTACACATAAATAGCATTTTCCTAATGACTTTTAGTTAAaagagaaataatatatgactaaTAACAACAAGGTGTTATAGAAATGTcaagttgttataatattaatactgcgggtgataatgtataacatacataTGTGATAATCTTAATCGTTTTGTTTACCATAACTTTTAAATCGTTGTAGAGTTAATAGCTGTATTGAAATGTTATAGATGAAATATGAAAGTACCTATACGTGACACTTTCATTTTTCACATCTATAAAAGATAATGAGACCTCatcaataattacttatttatgttatatattatattattaatcggcTACTAACTctcaataaactaaaattaactaatacacTGTTTTCAAAACGAATGTATTCTGcacatgattttaaatatccgtaaatttttaactaaatcgtATTGAGTATATTGAATTCGACAACTTATAATTTTCGGGGGTTGATCATGTAGTGGATAGGAATGGATGGGAGGGGGCATGGCCGGGCACGGCATGGAGGGGAGGGGCAAGGCCGGGCACGGCATGGAGGGGCATGGCAGCGATAGGCATGGCTGGTTATGGCACGCGCACGATAGGGAGGGCGGAGTACCTGGATCTCCTGGATTTGCGGGGGGCTCAGAACCGACCAAAACATACTACTAGCAGTTTCCCAAACGGATACTCCAGTGCAGGGGGAGTGCATACCACGCGGCGTCCAGGGACGCCTCTACCAATACCTCGCAGTCCTCCGGCTAGCTCGCCTTGTATGAGAGACCTAGACGCATGGTCCTGTCTCAGGAAAAAGCGGCTGGTGCCAGCAACAGTAACTCAGCTCCGTCTAAGAACCTGCGGGAGAGATCAGTTCTCTTAAAAATGAAGTGGGTGAACTCAGCAAAATGGTGGGTCAACTGGCCTCAACGAAGGCATCAGAGACCTCTGAATGGACTGAAGTCGTCAAGAGAAAGAGAAATTTGGCCAACCCAAACCCGAGCTCAGCAGCACTGCCTGCTAAGCCGCTAAAAGCAGCCTCGTCTGGCCGACCTCAAGTTAAGTTACCATCTAAGAAGCCCCCGGCTGTTCTCATCAAGCCATCCAAGGGAAAAACCTTTGCTGAGACGGTCAGGACGCTGAGGTCCTACGGACTGTCCGCTCAGGAGCTTAGCGCAAGTGTCACTATGAGGCAGACGAGAGACGGGTGCCTACTCTTGGAGTTGACAGGGGGCGTCAAAACCGACGTAGCCGCTAAGAAAATTGCATCCACCATCTCGGCCAGACTGGGGGACTCTGTCGGAAAGGTAGTTAAACTTGGCGTTCAAGTCGAGGTTGAGGTCCTGGACTTGGACGCCGTCTCCTTCGCAGCCGAGGTTGTGCTCGAGGCTCTTCGGGCTGCAATACCGAGCGACGAGCCGACGGCGGCTGTAGAACGCGAAGCAATCGGCGATGTGAGGATCTGGTCTATACGCACAGGCCAACAGGTTGCCACGGCCAAAGTTAGCAAATACGCCGCTTCTCTGATCTCTAGGATCCTGGTCGGGTGGACAATGTGCAGAGTGCGGCCTAGGTCTCCACCACCCGAAAGGTGCTACAGATGCCAGGCGTTTGGGCATACCGCTAGGAGTTGCTCCGGGATTGACAGATCCGGCGCGTGTTGGAGGTGCGGTAACCCTGGCCACCAGATGGCAGCCTGCAAAGTCGAGCATGATCGATGTCTGGCGTGTGAATTGGCAGGGCTTCCGAAAGTCACCCACAAGCCCGGGCCACGAGTTTGTGCCGCCAGGCGCTTGGTAGCTGGAGGAAGCCTAACCACAAATGGTTAAGTTTCTCCAGATAAACCTAAACGGTAGCTGGGCAGCCTAGCAGCTTATGCACCAGACTGCGGTCGAAACGGACACCGACGTCCTCATAGTCAGTGAACCCTTCACCAAGTGTGGACTCAAAGACCGTTGGTGCTTCAGTTCGGACCGTATGGCAGCCGTGGCTTCCACCCAAGGATCCTCGCTCGTCCGCAGCGGTCATGGCGCCGGCGATGGGTTCGCATGGGTGAACTTCGGAGAAACGTCAGTTTTTAGCTGCTATTGGAGGTCAGGTTCGTCGCTTCAGGAGTTTGCCTCATTCCTAGCCGACCTTGAGGGCGTAATTCGTGCCAACGATAGCGTAAATGTCGTAGTGGCAGGAGACTTCAACGCGTGGGCCACGGAATGGGGCTCCAGGGCTAACAACCCTAGAGGTTGCCTCCTGTCAGACCTTGCAGCCAGCCTAGGCCTGCTTCTGGCAAACTCCGGGTCGGTCCCCACGTTCGTTAGAGGGGCTGCCACATCTGTGATAGACGTCACTTTTTACAGGGGTCCGAGCATGACCAGCTGGAGAGTCCTCGAATCCGACTCGCAGAGTGATCATCGTTATGTGTGCTTCGAGTCGCCTCCGGAGCAACGTACCCCTACGTACTACGACCCATCGGCGGCAGTCTTTCGCGGCTGGTCCACTAAAAAAAGAAACGAATATGTTAGAAGATGTAGTCAGCTATTTTCGGTCCAGGCGTCCCGAAATCGTCGAGGGACCCATAGGGGTAGAAAAGGCCTTGGCCTCGACCAAAGAACTTGACGACTTTCTGACCGGGGCGTGCGAGGCGTCTATGCCGAGGCGGAGATCAGGTCCCCCGGGCAAACGCCCAGTGCACTGGTGGACGGAGGAAATTGCGGAACTGCGACGCAAATGTCTGGCCCTCCGTCGGGTCTATCAGCATGTTTTGAAACACGAGGGAAACCCCAGAACTCAGGAGGCGCGCTTCAACTTTACCTCTGCCAGAAGGAGTCTTCGCACGGCGATCCGTGAAGCCAAGAAGAAGTCGTGGTCGGCGTTATGTGACCAGGTGAATGAAAACCCCTGGGTAAGTCCTACAAGCTAGTTATGGGCAAACTCGGTGTTGGAAATCAAGGCATGGAATCCAGAGGGAGAGAGGCGGAAATAGCCGACTTCCTATTTCCCGCCGCCCCACCAACAAACTGGGAGGAAGTACCCTCTCCGGCAGTCTTATATCTATTTGAGGCCTTAGATACATCGCAGGACACTCCCACCTTCTTGAGGGAGATCCCTCTGTTCACGGCCGATGAGTTATCCATGGCCGCCATGAAGCTATCGTCGGGGAAATCTGGCCCATCGGGCATCCCGAACGAAGTGCTCAGGCGTTTCTTGAAGGCTGATCCCCGGGCCGTACTGGGAGTCTTCAACGACTGTTTACAAGCCCTCACCTTCCCACCTCTGTGGAAAAAAGCGCGCCTCGTTCTCATCCGGAAGGGAGCAGACAACCCCCTGACGCCCCCTCAAGTAACCACCATCTCTGCATGCTGGACACTCCGGGTAAGCTGTTGGAGAGACTCCACCTCCAGCGCCTCGAGTCCCACCTGGACACCAACGGAGGCCGGAGAAGGGCGACAAATCAGTACGGTTTTCGGAGGGGTGTCTCCACGGAGTCAGCTATCGAGAGGGTCCTGACCTTAGCCTCAAACGCCGCGTCGGGTGCAGGCGCAAAAGACCTCTGTGTCCTGGTCACAGTCGACGTCAAAAACGCGTTCAACTCGCTCCGCTGGCCAGTAATAGATGAAGCCCTCCGAAGGAAGAAAACCCCCGAGTACCTTGTTGAGATGTTCCGTTCTTGGCTGACGGACAGGGAGCTCCTAACTGGCGAAGAGATGACTCCGAGGCCGGTCACGTGCGGGGTGCCGCAGGAGTCGGTCTTGGGCCCGACGTTGTGGAACGTATCCTACGATTCCCTCCTCGAGATGAACGTCCCGAGGGGGGTTCACCTCGTCGGGTTCGCGGACGATCTAGCAGTTATCGGGGTCGCCAGAACGGGTGAACTACTCGAGTTGGCCGTAAACCCTGTTCTCCGAGCTATAGACACGTGGATGAGGAGCAGGGGTCTCGAGCTCGCCCACTGGAAGACCGAGGCGGTCATTCTGTCTAGAAGGCGGGCGTTCGTTCCCCCTCGTCTGGTCGTTGGGTGACATGAGGTAGAGCTGGTAAAGGATCTAAGGTACTTGGGTGTAAGACTAGACAAGAGAATGTCATTCCATGAGCACGTCCAGCTTGATGCGAGAAAGGCTACTACATCAGCGGCGGCTCTATCCAGGTTTATGCCAAACATCAGCGGCCCTGGACAGTGGAAGAGGCGCTAACTGGCCTCCGTAGTGGAGAGTCAGCTGCTTTACGCTGCTTCTATCTGGTCGGCCACCGTCTCGGCGTCCGCCAAAACCACCTCCGCGCTGCTACGCCCCCAACGGGCAATCGCAATCAGAGTTATCAGAAACATACCGGACTTTGTCGGACGAGGCCGCATTCGTGCTGGCGTAAATGCCCCCAGCCGACCTGCTCGCACAAGAGAGGGCTAGGATGAGGGCGCGTCGTATGCAGCCGCCGTTTCCAGGAGCTCCGCCGGTGGATCTGGTAACGTTGAAGGCCACGGAGAGGGACGTGACTCTGGGTCTCTGGCAGGGGTGCTGGCTATTCTCGGCAAAGGCACAGTGGACGCGGCATCTCATCCCGGACGTCAGGAGGTGGGTGCGTAGACCTCTGCCCGCGATCCCGCTGTCCTTCCGGATGACGCAGGTGCTCACAGGCCACGGATGCTTCCAGTATTACCTGCACCGCATGGGAAGGACAAATAACCCTACATGCGTGCAGTGCTGTAGCGCGGTGGACACGGTGGAGCACACCCTGCTGGACTGCTCTTACTGGGACCCGTTCCGGTCTGAACTAGTTGACCGTGTGGGACACAGCCTATCGGTGGCCACCTTATCTGGTATTCTATGCGGCCCCGCGGAGGAAGATCTCCCCCCGGACCCAG is a genomic window containing:
- the LOC126554616 gene encoding uncharacterized protein LOC126554616, translating into MVVTSDTTRPTTTPVVTVTTSSTPTTTTTTEHVLSISPTEIESIANVRLPSFWQFAPRQWFVHADAVFHTNRVRSDLTRVNYVLASLNDEGIREVSDLLGVSVSYDLVRERLVSLYTALAAARFRSIVQPGDMGDRTPSRLLKDMRDVYPEGMSDAALEQFWRAKLPAAVRTVIAGFSGPLESLAERADRILFECESREVAKVRPSPRVRCAAVFPESREIDPTPAVAPPAVFQTTLETRVQTIESAILNLTEQVSKLAHQIASPKRAPVTRPVRSEPPPPQHTSNTTGWCYYHVGYGPEAQKCRAPCTFVPTHKN